Proteins co-encoded in one Halorussus lipolyticus genomic window:
- a CDS encoding 50S ribosomal protein L3, producing MPETSRPRKGSLGFGPRKRATSEVPRFNSWPEGDGSPSLQGFAGYKVGMTHVVMVNDESDSPREGMEETVPVTIVETPPMRAVALRAYEDTPYGKKPLTEVWGDDFHDDLSRTLDVPEDYDADAAKDELREAVQNGDVADLRVVTHTVPDNIPSVPKKKPDVMETRVGGGSLDDRVDFALDVLADGGEHDMNDVFRAGEYMDVSGVTKGKGTQGPVKRWGVQKRKGKHARQGWRRRIGNLGPWNPSRVRSTVPQQGQTGYHQRTELNKRLIDLGEGDDINVDGGFVNYGEVDGQYALVKGSVPGPDKRLLRFRPAVRPKDQPRLDPEVRYVSTESNQG from the coding sequence ATGCCAGAAACAAGCAGACCACGCAAAGGTTCGCTAGGGTTCGGCCCCCGCAAGCGTGCGACCAGTGAGGTTCCGCGCTTCAACTCGTGGCCCGAAGGAGACGGCAGTCCGTCCCTGCAGGGCTTCGCGGGTTACAAGGTCGGCATGACCCACGTGGTGATGGTCAACGACGAATCCGACTCCCCGCGAGAGGGGATGGAGGAGACCGTTCCCGTCACCATCGTGGAGACGCCGCCCATGCGAGCGGTCGCTCTGCGAGCCTACGAAGACACGCCGTACGGCAAGAAGCCGCTGACGGAAGTGTGGGGCGACGACTTCCACGACGACCTCTCGCGCACGCTCGACGTGCCGGAGGACTACGACGCCGACGCCGCCAAGGACGAACTGCGCGAAGCAGTTCAGAACGGCGACGTCGCCGACCTTCGCGTCGTCACCCACACCGTTCCGGACAACATCCCCAGCGTTCCCAAGAAGAAGCCCGACGTGATGGAGACTCGCGTCGGCGGCGGGTCGCTCGACGACCGCGTCGACTTCGCGCTGGACGTACTCGCCGACGGCGGGGAACACGACATGAACGACGTGTTCCGCGCCGGCGAGTACATGGACGTGAGCGGCGTCACGAAAGGTAAAGGCACGCAGGGTCCCGTCAAGCGATGGGGCGTCCAGAAGCGAAAGGGCAAGCACGCACGGCAGGGATGGCGGCGCCGAATCGGTAACCTCGGCCCGTGGAACCCGTCCCGCGTGCGTTCGACCGTGCCCCAGCAGGGCCAGACCGGCTACCACCAGCGTACCGAACTGAACAAGCGCCTCATCGACCTCGGTGAAGGCGACGACATCAACGTCGATGGTGGCTTCGTCAACTACGGCGAAGTCGATGGCCAGTACGCGCTGGTCAAAGGTTCGGTCCCCGGCCCGGACAAGCGCCTCCTGCGCTTCCGCCCTGCCGTCCGACCGAAAGATCAGCCGCGCCTCGACCCCGAGGTGCGGTACGTAAGCACCGAATCCAACCAAGGATAA
- a CDS encoding RNA methyltransferase: MTVSVLVPSSLVREAEDKREATRKIGYVARAATVFRADRLVVFPDPDGERRWGGGFVSTVLEYAATPPYLRKEVFGKRDELEYAGVLPPLRAPSLTGSESEGSGSLRQGIVTEVGPEGRVRVNCGLQHPISLVVPPEMEVGEGERVTVRISSRSPVRAKLVDEPVSGLSVMRMDLPAALDRDDAGVRIGTSRHGVELTARRLTELVGRTERDGMTVAFGSPGRGLPEMLDLPTDSLADTWPVGEDEADAESGVESGAPGRFDLWLNAVPNQGSGVVRTEEAMFAALACLNLKEK; encoded by the coding sequence ATGACCGTCAGCGTCCTCGTTCCGTCATCCCTCGTCCGGGAAGCCGAAGACAAGCGCGAGGCGACTCGCAAAATCGGTTACGTCGCCCGCGCGGCGACGGTGTTCCGGGCCGACCGCCTCGTGGTCTTTCCGGACCCCGACGGCGAACGGCGATGGGGTGGCGGGTTCGTAAGCACCGTGCTGGAGTACGCCGCGACGCCGCCCTATCTCCGAAAGGAGGTATTCGGCAAGCGGGACGAACTGGAGTACGCGGGCGTCCTGCCGCCGCTCCGCGCTCCGTCACTGACCGGCTCCGAATCCGAGGGTTCGGGGTCGTTAAGACAGGGAATCGTGACCGAGGTCGGACCTGAAGGGCGCGTTCGGGTCAATTGCGGACTGCAACACCCGATCTCACTCGTCGTACCGCCAGAAATGGAGGTTGGCGAGGGAGAGCGCGTAACCGTCAGGATCTCTTCGCGAAGTCCGGTCCGTGCGAAACTCGTAGACGAGCCCGTTTCGGGCTTGTCGGTGATGCGCATGGACCTTCCGGCGGCCCTCGACCGCGACGACGCGGGCGTTCGAATCGGAACGTCCCGCCACGGGGTCGAGTTGACGGCCCGGCGGCTGACCGAACTGGTCGGCCGGACCGAGCGTGACGGTATGACCGTCGCATTCGGTTCACCGGGTCGCGGTCTGCCGGAGATGCTCGACCTCCCCACAGATTCGCTGGCCGATACGTGGCCAGTCGGGGAGGACGAGGCGGACGCGGAGTCCGGAGTCGAATCGGGCGCACCCGGCCGGTTTGACCTCTGGCTGAACGCGGTTCCGAATCAAGGTAGCGGGGTCGTGCGAACTGAAGAAGCGATGTTCGCCGCCCTCGCCTGCCTGAACCTCAAAGAGAAGTGA
- a CDS encoding S8 family serine peptidase — protein MALVLSVLLVGSAVTPALAVSATPTADAPVSATETTAVAQQAQEATHPARSSNPEESSVASSSATDRRFPANGAPRSESLPENATTTEVTLVTGQTVTVAEVDNRTRYHVEADVPMQRISTDNETYIYPESVDFGTFDRNLFNVDFLVEQNLTDEETDSIPVIVSEKEKNTDDGEYFTASADGNVDVLSTAPAVHQSKTLSSVGAAAGDVPKSNAGLAFDQLAASDDVGKVSLDVKYNVTLDEANKRVSAGQARTKYNVSGEGIRVAVVDTGIDQSHPDLKGSVVAQAEFVDDGTSAVGDDRYGHGTHVAGIIAGDGTASGGKYTGIAPKADLIDAKACSIYQACPTSAIIQAMDYGVDQNADIISMSLGGPPETVRSNDPYRDAVQHARDNNVTVVVSAGNEGPGYSTVGSPGIHKSAITVGASDKYGNIAEFSSRGPTPAGMYLKPDLVAPGVRVMSAASSEAGYDSDYVSYSGTSMAAPVVSGTAALMLQAHDDWTPSRVKSAMVSTADPLGSQDVYTQGAGRLNAAEAIGTNVVVEPGTVDFGTYSSDTNVSKNLTVRNLGETETTLNTTVAVRNIAGDSTAKVELNKTSLTLAPGESADVKLMLDTNVEAGIYSGRVEFGDQYQTIFGFVRASQLTIQKSGINGTSTDGDDIWLFAENEGPFSTAGMAGLKNISGDTATYTIVSPGKYNVLTDGLNEDTGRPIVVSRKISVTDDTTIALDESNTVKYTLDTSAIDESVRTRMADVTVRKPADELAYIMDLRTGASDTTAVRFSKDADLNVSVHRLLTAGAPDSAEATSLDASSLYYLVNTDAGVTGPKTTSVDESQLARKNVTYYRANRSATYNVSMTAIGGTWFDTYYTHSVEGSIGDTREQTIYLSPRPDESTDLAADGDGGLQYHSMEGEGSGGEWSIESSLTLGPVPEANETMAFDFNRHPFVPHVNAFFSDASNGAWLNTIVNPQSIGGPELWGYHDSATDRIRVYRNGDLALDAKTTDAGFLDFDTAKLTDGDDATIEVVSNNDATPLSTKSVTDYGITYTEGGDNRPPMLDNTRIESLNANHTVTRDTVTFRFQTHWTNDPDMTADVWMSPGNVTTTPFEDDAGWTKASVERVGWDTYEATLRVENHTGRMNLALRLADAEGNTVENTVFDAFRVENTKPSVSVTGLAATSNPSTVEDVVRTTGPLHATATASDSPIGLERAAFFLSANFTSYGTWLPTTYQSGEWVTSANLSTVPDDGNYTLYAVGIDKAGNWKIRTADSTVVVDRGGPDIGATLGRENSSHGSVTVTSDEELASKPTATVTLSNGTQRDVSLRNNATREWAGTFELSGDGGYNVTATGTDLTGNTGTGTSSANLSTVSTENNTVTVKVEGSGLFIQFETDTEVKDTFVTVTSSRSELAPLSPNLKGINFLNGQLGSNLRSALDTAMIGIPVNESQLPEGVSAEQANISYYNESAGNWELQGTTIRKVTLPDGTNDTYWTTNVTHFSTYGAVADDQTAPTLETSVTPDDTLGYGTPNATVEFNYTDDMTGVNASAVELHFEGTEVTSTDAATITSKYATYNASLDNGETYNATAVVVDEAGNRENYTTQFSVEGDTKPPKLFSVSPGNGAEFDGGTSSVTINLSFTDDRSGVEPGALRAKFDGANVLQNASIGNGTIGYKATGLSSGDHKFEVYLEDEAGNGKWHTLTFTVGSASSGGGGGGGGGGGAGGAPPPAIQEEILKQTASYAKVEITNARSGNPGRVSFGGGGLAGGDATFRGLTVKPDTRDAQARFFVEAEASSSAPSGVSAFEDAGQTLGYLTLTPTYIRDSKLGTVGVKFGVDASMTDAPKNVALYQYEEGTWSAVETKVRNKQGGSYRFYAPANSTGTFAVGLDSASFEVSTSSLNATEVTADEAVAVTATVENVGSGEGTHTVELTVDGEVVASEDVTLASGESASVEFVRTFSAGDHEIAVGSATAGTLSVSSATTEKGMSDDRDEQTKGGSSGSGIPGFGLPAALVALLGALLLARRRE, from the coding sequence ATGGCACTCGTCCTGTCTGTCTTGCTCGTCGGCAGTGCCGTCACGCCCGCTCTCGCCGTCTCGGCGACGCCCACGGCCGACGCCCCGGTCTCGGCGACCGAGACGACAGCAGTCGCACAGCAAGCACAGGAGGCCACCCACCCTGCGAGGTCCTCGAACCCGGAGGAGTCGTCTGTGGCCTCCTCGTCGGCCACGGACCGGCGATTCCCTGCGAACGGCGCTCCTCGAAGCGAGTCGCTTCCGGAGAACGCGACCACGACGGAGGTGACGCTCGTCACGGGCCAGACCGTGACCGTCGCCGAGGTCGATAACCGGACTCGCTACCACGTCGAGGCCGACGTGCCGATGCAGAGGATTTCGACCGACAACGAGACGTACATCTACCCCGAGTCGGTGGACTTCGGCACGTTCGACCGGAACCTGTTCAACGTCGATTTCCTCGTCGAGCAGAACCTCACCGACGAGGAGACCGACTCGATTCCGGTCATCGTGAGCGAGAAAGAGAAGAACACTGACGACGGCGAGTACTTCACCGCCAGCGCGGACGGAAACGTCGATGTCCTGAGCACCGCGCCTGCGGTCCACCAGAGCAAGACGCTATCGAGCGTCGGTGCGGCGGCCGGTGACGTGCCGAAGTCGAACGCTGGCCTCGCCTTCGACCAACTCGCCGCCAGCGACGACGTTGGAAAGGTCTCTCTCGACGTGAAGTACAACGTCACCCTCGACGAGGCCAACAAGCGCGTCTCGGCCGGGCAGGCCCGAACCAAGTACAACGTCTCCGGCGAGGGGATTCGGGTCGCCGTCGTGGACACGGGAATCGACCAGAGCCACCCCGACCTCAAAGGGTCCGTGGTGGCCCAAGCGGAGTTCGTTGACGACGGGACGTCGGCGGTCGGCGACGACCGGTACGGTCACGGCACCCACGTCGCGGGCATCATCGCTGGCGACGGAACCGCCAGCGGCGGAAAGTACACGGGCATCGCCCCCAAGGCGGACCTCATCGACGCCAAGGCGTGTAGCATCTATCAAGCGTGCCCGACTTCCGCCATCATCCAAGCGATGGACTACGGCGTGGACCAGAACGCCGACATCATCAGCATGAGTCTCGGCGGTCCGCCCGAGACCGTGCGCTCGAACGACCCGTACCGTGACGCAGTCCAACACGCCCGAGACAACAACGTTACTGTCGTCGTCTCGGCCGGAAACGAAGGACCGGGATACAGCACGGTCGGGTCGCCCGGTATCCACAAGAGCGCCATCACGGTCGGCGCGAGCGACAAGTACGGCAACATCGCCGAGTTCTCCTCGCGCGGTCCGACGCCCGCCGGAATGTACCTCAAACCCGACCTCGTCGCGCCCGGCGTGCGAGTGATGAGTGCCGCCTCCTCCGAGGCCGGATACGACAGCGATTACGTCAGCTACAGCGGAACCAGCATGGCGGCCCCCGTGGTGAGCGGAACCGCGGCGCTGATGCTCCAAGCACACGACGACTGGACGCCCTCGCGCGTCAAGAGCGCGATGGTCAGCACGGCCGACCCCCTCGGCTCGCAGGACGTTTACACCCAAGGCGCGGGCCGACTGAACGCCGCCGAGGCCATCGGTACGAACGTCGTGGTCGAACCCGGAACCGTGGACTTCGGGACCTACAGTAGCGACACGAACGTCTCGAAGAACCTCACCGTCAGAAACCTCGGCGAGACGGAGACGACGCTCAACACGACGGTTGCTGTCCGGAACATCGCCGGAGACAGCACCGCGAAGGTGGAACTCAACAAGACGAGTCTTACCCTCGCACCCGGCGAGAGCGCCGACGTGAAACTGATGCTCGACACCAACGTCGAGGCTGGCATCTACTCCGGTCGGGTTGAGTTCGGCGACCAGTATCAGACTATCTTCGGCTTCGTCCGCGCGAGCCAACTCACTATCCAGAAATCCGGTATCAACGGAACTTCGACCGACGGGGACGACATCTGGCTGTTCGCAGAGAACGAGGGGCCGTTCAGTACCGCCGGTATGGCCGGACTCAAGAATATTTCCGGTGACACCGCGACGTACACCATCGTCAGTCCCGGCAAATACAACGTTCTCACCGATGGCCTCAACGAGGACACGGGGCGGCCGATAGTCGTATCCAGGAAGATCAGCGTCACCGACGACACGACCATCGCGCTTGACGAGAGCAACACCGTCAAGTACACACTCGACACGTCGGCTATCGACGAGAGCGTCCGGACCCGAATGGCCGACGTGACGGTTCGAAAACCAGCCGATGAGCTGGCGTACATAATGGACCTCAGAACCGGCGCGTCGGACACGACCGCGGTTCGGTTCTCGAAGGACGCGGACCTCAACGTCAGCGTCCACCGCCTCCTCACCGCCGGCGCACCCGACAGCGCGGAGGCAACGTCTCTCGACGCGTCCTCGCTGTACTACCTCGTCAACACCGACGCCGGCGTCACGGGTCCGAAGACGACCAGCGTGGACGAGAGCCAACTGGCGAGAAAGAACGTCACGTACTACCGTGCCAACCGCTCGGCGACGTACAACGTCTCGATGACGGCGATTGGCGGGACGTGGTTCGACACGTACTACACCCACAGCGTCGAGGGGAGCATCGGTGACACCCGCGAGCAGACGATTTACCTCTCGCCGAGACCGGACGAGAGTACTGACCTCGCGGCCGACGGCGACGGAGGCCTGCAGTACCATTCGATGGAAGGCGAGGGAAGTGGCGGCGAGTGGTCGATAGAGTCGTCTCTCACTCTCGGTCCCGTCCCCGAGGCCAACGAGACGATGGCGTTCGACTTCAACCGCCATCCGTTCGTCCCTCACGTCAACGCGTTCTTCAGCGACGCCTCCAACGGGGCATGGCTGAACACCATCGTCAATCCGCAGTCGATTGGCGGACCCGAACTGTGGGGCTACCACGATAGCGCGACCGACCGGATTCGAGTCTACCGGAACGGCGACCTCGCCTTGGACGCGAAAACGACCGATGCTGGCTTCCTCGACTTCGATACGGCGAAACTCACCGATGGAGACGACGCGACCATCGAGGTCGTCTCGAACAACGACGCCACGCCGCTCTCGACCAAATCGGTCACCGACTACGGAATCACCTACACCGAAGGCGGCGACAACCGACCGCCGATGCTCGACAACACGCGCATCGAGTCGCTGAACGCGAATCACACGGTGACTCGCGACACGGTGACGTTCCGATTCCAGACTCACTGGACGAACGACCCCGACATGACCGCGGACGTGTGGATGTCGCCCGGTAACGTCACGACCACGCCCTTCGAGGACGATGCCGGATGGACGAAGGCCAGCGTCGAGCGGGTCGGCTGGGACACCTACGAGGCCACGCTCCGGGTCGAGAACCACACCGGGCGGATGAACCTCGCGCTTCGCCTCGCCGACGCAGAGGGCAACACGGTCGAGAACACGGTCTTCGACGCCTTCCGCGTCGAGAACACCAAGCCGTCGGTGAGCGTCACGGGACTCGCGGCGACGTCGAACCCCTCGACGGTCGAGGACGTGGTTCGGACGACCGGTCCGCTCCACGCGACGGCGACAGCGAGCGACTCGCCCATCGGTCTCGAACGGGCCGCGTTCTTCCTCTCGGCGAACTTCACCAGCTACGGCACGTGGCTCCCGACGACCTACCAGAGCGGCGAGTGGGTCACGTCGGCAAACCTCTCGACGGTCCCCGACGACGGGAACTACACGCTCTACGCGGTCGGCATCGACAAGGCGGGCAACTGGAAGATTCGCACCGCCGACTCGACCGTGGTCGTGGACCGGGGCGGGCCGGACATCGGCGCGACGCTGGGCCGGGAGAATTCGAGTCACGGGTCGGTCACGGTAACGTCCGACGAGGAGTTGGCCTCGAAACCGACCGCGACGGTCACACTGTCGAACGGGACCCAGCGGGACGTGTCTCTCCGGAACAACGCCACGCGAGAGTGGGCCGGTACCTTCGAACTCAGCGGTGACGGCGGCTACAACGTGACCGCGACCGGAACCGACCTGACCGGCAACACCGGAACCGGGACCTCCTCGGCGAACCTCAGCACGGTCAGCACGGAGAACAACACCGTCACGGTGAAAGTCGAAGGGTCGGGGCTGTTCATCCAGTTCGAGACGGACACGGAAGTCAAAGACACCTTCGTCACGGTCACGTCGAGTCGGTCGGAACTCGCGCCCCTCTCGCCGAACCTGAAGGGTATCAACTTCCTGAACGGACAGCTCGGGTCGAATCTGCGTAGCGCCCTCGACACCGCGATGATAGGGATTCCGGTCAACGAGTCCCAACTGCCCGAGGGCGTCTCGGCCGAGCAGGCGAACATCAGCTACTACAACGAATCGGCCGGGAACTGGGAGCTTCAGGGCACGACGATTCGGAAGGTCACGCTCCCGGACGGCACGAACGACACCTACTGGACGACCAACGTCACGCACTTCTCGACCTACGGCGCAGTCGCCGACGACCAGACCGCGCCGACGCTCGAAACCAGCGTGACGCCCGACGACACGCTCGGGTACGGCACGCCGAACGCGACCGTCGAGTTCAACTACACCGACGACATGACCGGCGTGAACGCGAGCGCGGTCGAACTCCACTTCGAGGGAACCGAAGTCACCTCGACGGACGCCGCGACCATCACGAGCAAGTACGCGACGTACAACGCCTCGCTGGACAACGGCGAGACCTACAACGCGACTGCCGTCGTCGTGGACGAGGCGGGCAACCGAGAGAACTACACGACGCAGTTCTCGGTCGAGGGCGACACGAAGCCACCGAAACTGTTCAGCGTCTCGCCCGGAAACGGCGCGGAGTTCGACGGCGGTACCTCGTCGGTCACTATCAACCTCAGTTTCACCGACGACCGGAGCGGCGTCGAACCCGGCGCGCTCCGAGCGAAATTCGACGGTGCCAACGTCCTCCAAAACGCTTCCATCGGGAACGGCACCATCGGCTACAAGGCGACTGGCCTGTCGAGCGGCGACCACAAATTCGAGGTCTACCTCGAAGACGAGGCCGGAAACGGCAAGTGGCACACCCTCACGTTCACCGTCGGAAGCGCAAGTAGCGGCGGCGGTGGTGGCGGTGGCGGTGGTGGCGGCGCAGGCGGTGCGCCCCCGCCAGCCATCCAAGAGGAGATACTCAAACAGACCGCAAGCTACGCCAAGGTCGAAATCACGAACGCGCGGTCGGGTAATCCCGGCCGGGTTTCGTTCGGCGGCGGCGGCCTCGCTGGCGGTGACGCGACCTTCCGCGGACTGACGGTCAAGCCCGACACGCGGGACGCCCAAGCCCGGTTCTTCGTGGAAGCCGAAGCGTCGTCGTCGGCACCGAGCGGCGTCTCGGCCTTCGAGGACGCGGGCCAGACGCTGGGCTACCTGACGCTGACGCCGACCTACATCCGGGACAGCAAACTCGGGACGGTCGGCGTGAAGTTCGGCGTGGACGCCTCGATGACGGACGCGCCGAAGAACGTCGCGCTCTACCAGTACGAGGAGGGCACGTGGTCGGCAGTCGAAACCAAGGTCCGCAACAAGCAGGGCGGGTCCTACCGGTTCTACGCCCCGGCGAACTCGACCGGCACCTTCGCGGTCGGTCTCGACTCGGCCTCCTTCGAGGTCAGCACGTCCTCGCTCAACGCGACCGAGGTCACGGCCGACGAGGCCGTCGCGGTGACGGCCACCGTCGAAAACGTCGGGTCCGGCGAGGGCACTCACACGGTTGAACTGACCGTGGACGGCGAAGTCGTGGCCTCCGAGGACGTGACGCTCGCGTCGGGCGAGTCGGCGTCCGTCGAGTTCGTCCGCACGTTCAGCGCGGGCGACCACGAAATCGCTGTCGGCTCTGCGACGGCCGGCACCCTCTCGGTCTCGTCCGCGACCACCGAGAAGGGCATGAGCGACGACCGAGACGAGCAGACCAAGGGCGGTAGCTCCGGTTCGGGCATCCCCGGATTCGGACTCCCCGCCGCGCTGGTGGCGCTCCTCGGCGCGCTCCTGTTGGCGCGACGACGCGAGTAA
- a CDS encoding MTH1187 family thiamine-binding protein, protein MTAIALLSVAPVTEDSMAEEVAKAVAALDEFDVSYETNPMGTVVEADSVDELFDAAQAAHEAVDGDRVGTFLKIDDKRTREQRAHEKVDAVEEVLGRDAKRER, encoded by the coding sequence ATGACGGCAATCGCACTGCTCAGCGTCGCACCCGTGACCGAGGACAGCATGGCCGAGGAGGTCGCCAAAGCGGTCGCCGCGCTGGACGAGTTCGACGTGTCCTACGAGACCAACCCGATGGGGACCGTCGTCGAGGCCGACTCGGTGGACGAACTGTTCGACGCCGCGCAGGCGGCCCACGAGGCGGTGGACGGCGACCGCGTGGGTACCTTCCTGAAGATAGACGACAAGCGCACGCGCGAGCAACGCGCGCACGAGAAAGTCGATGCGGTCGAGGAGGTCCTCGGTCGGGACGCCAAGCGGGAGCGATAG
- the mch gene encoding methenyltetrahydromethanopterin cyclohydrolase — protein MDSLNRNALELADEALDFAEELDIGARELENGATVLDFGHEFDGGIEAGLLLAEMQTAGLATVQTRMDEVAGAPLQHVELTSDHPALALLCSQKAGWEVTTEDFEGLGSGPARALVAEEDEFARVGYEDVSEFAVLAVESDDYPTAAVAEQVADLTGVEPSSVFLPAVPTASVAGSVSIASRTAEMAVFRLSELGYDPLDIVSVTGSAPVAPVAGDEETAIARTNDALAYGGQVHITVREEFDRFEEIVSTANDEYGTHFAEIFESVDWDFYEIDESVFAPAQATVNVVGGDTYVVGERDDELLAESFGL, from the coding sequence ATGGACAGTCTCAACCGGAACGCCTTGGAGTTGGCCGACGAGGCGCTGGACTTCGCCGAGGAGCTAGACATCGGAGCGCGCGAACTCGAAAACGGGGCGACCGTCCTCGACTTCGGACACGAGTTCGACGGCGGCATCGAGGCCGGTCTCCTGCTCGCGGAGATGCAGACCGCGGGTCTCGCCACGGTCCAAACCCGAATGGACGAGGTGGCGGGCGCACCCCTCCAACACGTCGAACTGACGAGCGACCATCCCGCGCTGGCGCTTCTGTGTTCCCAGAAGGCCGGATGGGAGGTCACGACCGAGGACTTCGAGGGCCTCGGGAGCGGCCCGGCCCGCGCGCTCGTCGCCGAGGAGGACGAATTCGCCCGCGTGGGCTACGAGGACGTGTCGGAGTTCGCGGTGCTGGCCGTCGAGAGCGACGACTACCCGACCGCGGCGGTGGCCGAGCAGGTCGCGGACCTAACCGGCGTCGAACCGAGTAGCGTCTTCCTGCCCGCGGTCCCGACCGCGAGCGTCGCCGGGAGCGTGAGCATCGCCTCGCGTACAGCAGAGATGGCCGTCTTCCGCCTCTCGGAACTGGGTTACGACCCCCTCGACATCGTGAGTGTCACCGGCTCTGCGCCGGTCGCGCCCGTGGCCGGCGACGAGGAGACCGCCATCGCCCGAACCAACGACGCGCTGGCCTACGGCGGGCAGGTCCACATCACGGTCCGCGAGGAGTTCGACCGCTTCGAGGAAATCGTCTCGACCGCCAACGACGAGTACGGCACCCACTTCGCCGAAATCTTCGAGTCGGTCGATTGGGACTTCTACGAAATAGACGAGAGCGTCTTCGCCCCCGCACAGGCCACCGTCAACGTCGTCGGCGGCGACACCTACGTCGTCGGCGAGCGCGACGACGAGCTACTGGCCGAGAGCTTCGGCCTCTGA
- a CDS encoding RAD55 family ATPase has protein sequence MERVPFGVSRLDDIIGGGAPPGSVVLLAGEAGAGAREFCYTAATINGLAHTDDDQFELHYGDVSERAAVPEEIHYVSFTASGNELKQEIEFTMSEDLVRAGVRAVEFADFSQEYFQLSAIPREWYTRKTQTITDLGQGSDRRGVLEALGEYLNQNAPGNLVLIDSLTDLARAPNEHLDWSDITLLVKGLQKASRAWDGLILVLVNQEALTTEEMGSLMGAADGTIAFEWETGGSERDRVMFVREFRGVLSRLEQEDIIRFETEIHDGGFDISNVRKIR, from the coding sequence ATGGAGCGAGTCCCCTTCGGCGTCTCCCGACTGGACGACATCATCGGCGGTGGTGCCCCGCCCGGAAGCGTGGTCCTGCTGGCGGGCGAGGCCGGGGCCGGTGCCCGCGAGTTCTGCTACACCGCGGCGACCATCAACGGGTTGGCCCACACCGACGACGACCAGTTCGAACTTCACTACGGCGACGTGTCCGAGCGCGCCGCCGTCCCCGAGGAGATACACTACGTCTCGTTCACCGCCAGCGGGAACGAACTCAAGCAGGAAATCGAGTTCACGATGAGCGAGGACCTCGTTCGCGCGGGCGTCCGGGCCGTGGAGTTCGCCGACTTCAGCCAAGAGTACTTCCAGCTCTCGGCCATCCCCCGCGAGTGGTACACCCGCAAGACCCAGACCATCACCGACCTCGGGCAGGGGAGCGACCGGCGCGGCGTGCTGGAGGCGCTGGGCGAGTACCTCAACCAGAACGCGCCGGGGAATCTGGTCCTCATCGACTCCCTGACGGACCTCGCCCGAGCGCCGAACGAACACTTAGACTGGAGCGACATCACCCTACTCGTGAAAGGACTTCAGAAGGCCTCGCGCGCGTGGGACGGTTTGATTCTCGTGCTGGTGAATCAGGAGGCCCTGACAACCGAGGAGATGGGCAGTCTGATGGGCGCGGCGGACGGCACCATCGCTTTCGAGTGGGAGACCGGCGGGAGCGAGCGCGACCGGGTGATGTTCGTTCGGGAATTTAGGGGCGTCCTCTCGCGGTTGGAGCAGGAGGACATCATCCGGTTCGAGACCGAGATTCACGACGGCGGGTTCGACATCAGTAACGTGCGGAAGATTCGGTGA